In Pseudomonas sp. R76, one genomic interval encodes:
- the tnpB gene encoding IS66 family insertion sequence element accessory protein TnpB (TnpB, as the term is used for proteins encoded by IS66 family insertion elements, is considered an accessory protein, since TnpC, encoded by a neighboring gene, is a DDE family transposase.), with translation MIAPPAGTRIWIAAGVTDMRRGFDGLAAQVQTQLEADPFSGQIFAFRGRRGDRIKLLWWDGDGLCLFCKRLEQGRFVWPQATSGSVSLTAAQLSMLLEGIDWRRPIRTAPVLAV, from the coding sequence ATGATTGCTCCGCCCGCTGGAACCCGTATCTGGATCGCCGCCGGCGTCACGGATATGCGCCGTGGCTTCGATGGTTTAGCGGCACAGGTGCAGACACAGTTGGAAGCCGACCCGTTTTCCGGTCAGATCTTTGCCTTTCGCGGACGGCGCGGTGACCGGATCAAGCTGTTGTGGTGGGATGGCGACGGCTTGTGTCTGTTTTGCAAACGGTTGGAACAAGGGCGCTTCGTCTGGCCGCAAGCAACCAGCGGCAGCGTGTCGCTGACGGCTGCGCAGTTATCGATGCTGTTGGAAGGTATTGATTGGCGCAGGCCAATTCGTACAGCACCCGTCCTCGCGGTCTGA
- a CDS encoding TniQ family protein has protein sequence MFGLVVSPAPKYDESLAGYLHRLGGCNGLWNGEVIRLFKDLSDELVHDWLSEHAMHASWRDVSAEIRVPKFNNQKVWSIKNAKYCPICMASEFYWRELWDLTLYTVCTIHKRELLYRCPECQAKSSQKILFRESCDSCGHPIITACSGLTSVDESKLWISVELEKRFRGCSNKVSSGVDSLTLYQFHFLAIRIAVRALSRTHVMNMTVASMSYKNVVPDLAAAAGKVLLGWPKTFYDLLNDLMKLRESSLSWRLGSAFGRIYNDVYLSLTDRCYDFIRGEFEQYVVLHWEGPLAMRNRRLSECTLLAHRWLPYKKAARTVGLPESFLRRMHVSGELPTREFTYTCGKTAIVVDLEEARRLTSSRHEPLNLRETSRLLCLSRKRIEQLIGAGILKFVGGCPHAGERWLVDYSSIIALTPTRFLTSPGVDFITISQVAKHYLPTSNGLAELVVAIKDGEIPVFCRAESEPVCVGEWLVSKAEVLLSKITLHSSSQDKGLSVADAAKELGVKEEVAYALVRHGRLRSEKVQCSRRSAQIISPTAIKHFKRNYILSPEVALLLDIPRGNVLLQLRDKGFSPVVGPTLLHAKCRQYAWRRSKKLTAYLASFARLYGLPE, from the coding sequence ATGTTCGGTCTAGTAGTAAGCCCTGCGCCCAAATATGATGAGAGCTTAGCGGGTTATCTACATCGCTTGGGAGGATGTAATGGTCTCTGGAATGGCGAAGTTATTAGGCTTTTCAAGGATCTCTCTGATGAGCTGGTACATGACTGGCTAAGTGAGCATGCTATGCATGCAAGTTGGCGTGATGTGAGTGCGGAAATTCGAGTACCTAAATTTAATAATCAGAAGGTATGGTCCATAAAAAATGCAAAGTATTGCCCAATTTGTATGGCTTCAGAATTCTATTGGCGAGAGTTGTGGGACCTTACTCTATATACAGTGTGCACAATACATAAGCGTGAACTTTTGTACAGATGTCCCGAGTGCCAAGCAAAATCATCGCAAAAGATTTTATTTAGGGAGAGCTGCGACAGCTGTGGTCACCCCATTATTACGGCGTGTTCGGGCTTGACGTCAGTCGATGAATCAAAACTGTGGATTTCTGTCGAGCTTGAAAAGCGTTTTCGCGGTTGTAGTAATAAAGTATCTTCAGGAGTCGATTCGTTAACTCTTTATCAGTTTCACTTTTTAGCAATTCGGATCGCTGTTAGGGCGTTGAGCCGCACACATGTTATGAACATGACAGTTGCCTCGATGTCCTATAAAAACGTAGTTCCTGACTTGGCTGCTGCTGCGGGTAAAGTCCTTTTAGGTTGGCCAAAAACCTTTTATGATTTGCTTAACGATCTTATGAAACTTAGAGAGTCTAGCCTTTCTTGGAGGTTAGGATCTGCATTTGGAAGAATCTATAATGATGTGTATTTGTCGTTGACAGACCGTTGCTACGACTTTATTCGTGGTGAGTTCGAACAATACGTTGTTCTACACTGGGAGGGTCCATTGGCTATGAGGAACCGGCGCTTAAGTGAGTGCACATTACTTGCCCATCGATGGCTCCCATATAAAAAGGCAGCGAGAACAGTTGGGCTTCCCGAAAGTTTTCTCCGAAGGATGCATGTGTCCGGCGAGCTTCCCACGAGGGAGTTTACGTACACTTGTGGTAAAACTGCCATAGTGGTAGATCTAGAAGAGGCTCGCAGGCTCACCTCGTCTCGGCATGAACCGCTTAACTTACGGGAAACGTCTCGTTTACTTTGTCTTAGTAGGAAGCGCATAGAACAATTAATAGGGGCAGGTATATTAAAATTCGTTGGCGGTTGTCCGCATGCTGGTGAGAGATGGTTAGTTGACTATTCTTCAATAATAGCTTTGACACCTACAAGGTTTTTGACAAGCCCTGGTGTGGATTTCATAACAATTTCTCAAGTCGCAAAGCACTATCTTCCTACTTCAAATGGCTTAGCAGAGTTGGTTGTTGCAATTAAGGATGGTGAAATACCTGTATTTTGCAGAGCTGAGTCAGAACCGGTGTGTGTTGGTGAGTGGTTAGTTAGTAAAGCCGAAGTTTTATTGAGTAAGATAACACTTCACTCATCATCGCAGGACAAAGGACTGTCAGTCGCTGATGCAGCAAAAGAGCTGGGCGTGAAGGAGGAAGTGGCTTACGCACTTGTACGTCATGGCCGACTTCGTAGTGAAAAAGTTCAATGCTCTAGGCGGTCAGCACAGATTATAAGTCCCACAGCAATAAAACATTTCAAACGGAATTATATTCTGTCCCCTGAAGTCGCACTGCTTTTGGATATACCACGAGGAAACGTTTTACTGCAATTGCGAGACAAAGGATTTTCTCCTGTAGTTGGCCCTACTTTATTACACGCGAAATGCCGACAGTATGCATGGCGAAGGAGCAAAAAGCTAACAGCCTATCTTGCTTCTTTTGCAAGGCTGTATGGTTTACCTGAGTAA
- a CDS encoding HAD family hydrolase, translating to MPVLAAVFDAFGTLVKIGVGTNPYRKILKIGIEQGRRPKATDAEDLLSIPMDLRQAADYFGISVETDFMNRLEDGLREELAAIQAYPDGIAAVATLQAAGLKVAVCSNLAQPYASAIERLYPNLDGYAYSFSVGAIKPSFKIYQHVTQLIGTMPRETWMIGDSQRCDCDGPLGFGMQGFYLDRKGGGSYTTLQAFAEDILRKS from the coding sequence ATGCCCGTTTTGGCAGCCGTATTTGATGCGTTTGGCACGCTCGTAAAAATCGGTGTTGGGACAAATCCTTATCGCAAGATTCTTAAAATAGGGATCGAACAAGGCCGACGCCCCAAAGCCACCGACGCGGAGGATCTACTGTCCATTCCTATGGACCTTAGACAAGCCGCTGATTATTTCGGGATATCTGTTGAAACTGATTTCATGAACCGACTTGAAGACGGACTCCGTGAAGAGCTGGCGGCCATCCAGGCCTATCCTGACGGAATTGCTGCTGTGGCAACCCTCCAAGCGGCAGGATTAAAAGTGGCGGTTTGCTCCAATCTCGCTCAACCATATGCATCGGCCATCGAAAGGCTATATCCGAATCTGGATGGTTACGCCTACAGCTTTTCGGTGGGAGCTATCAAACCATCATTCAAAATCTACCAGCATGTGACGCAGCTCATCGGTACCATGCCTCGTGAAACATGGATGATTGGTGATTCGCAAAGGTGCGATTGTGATGGTCCCCTTGGGTTCGGTATGCAAGGCTTTTACCTGGATCGGAAAGGTGGAGGTAGCTACACGACCTTGCAAGCATTTGCAGAAGACATCCTCCGCAAAAGCTGA
- the tnpA gene encoding IS66-like element accessory protein TnpA: protein MDNVAPARRTGRRPNFSLAFKRQVVEATLQPGASVSLIAREHDVNANLVFRWRHQYQEGLFGTVSQSATLLPVRVIEAPIDLPHVVQPQAECHSEIAVEVGKARLRITGAPDPQTLQFVLQQLLR, encoded by the coding sequence TTGGATAACGTTGCCCCCGCTCGTCGAACCGGCCGCCGCCCCAACTTCTCGCTGGCGTTCAAACGCCAAGTCGTCGAGGCGACCCTCCAGCCTGGCGCCTCCGTGTCGTTGATCGCTCGTGAACATGACGTCAATGCCAACCTAGTGTTTCGCTGGCGGCATCAATATCAGGAGGGGTTATTCGGCACCGTCAGCCAGAGCGCAACGCTTTTGCCCGTCCGGGTGATTGAGGCGCCAATCGATCTGCCACACGTCGTCCAGCCACAGGCGGAGTGTCATTCCGAGATCGCAGTTGAGGTTGGAAAAGCCAGGCTGCGTATCACGGGCGCACCCGATCCGCAGACGCTGCAATTCGTCTTGCAGCAGTTGCTGCGATGA